A single genomic interval of Malania oleifera isolate guangnan ecotype guangnan chromosome 11, ASM2987363v1, whole genome shotgun sequence harbors:
- the LOC131168590 gene encoding UPF0481 protein At3g47200-like: protein MVGGEGNIDKDDPLSSNPRMLALLTSDLFLLENQIPWLVVEHFFKIINPQIPSTTLSHRWPRQRQLDILAVKFTDYILPSATINDIVLPTENVAESCLHLLDLFRILLGGTITAPSEESQYLPFFGGLKTKIPSATDLVKSGIKFKAIVDRRPLNFKNGVLEIPRFRILQTSDITLRNLVSFEQCYPHCISWVSSYIHLMDSLIKNTEDVETLCKSGIFESWLNDEEVTHLATHLFRNICSDTGLREFCYHEVCKKVNPWWC from the coding sequence ATGGTAGGAGGTGAAGGGAACATTGATAAGGACGACCCACTATCTAGCAACCCTCGTATGCTCGCATTGCTAACAAGTGACTTGTTTTTGCTGGAAAACCAAATACCTTGGCTGGTGGTCGAACACTTCTTCAAAATCATCAATCCCCAAATTCCAAGCACAACTCTGTCCCATCGGTGGCCGCGGCAGCGGCAACTGGATATACTTGCCGTCAAATTTACGGATTATATTTTACCTTCTGCAACAATAAATGATATAGTCCTTCCAACAGAAAACGTAGCTGAAAGCTGCTTGCATCTACTCGACCTTTTTAGGATTTTACTGGGCGGCACCATTACAGCCCCTTCAGAAGAATCCCAATATCTTCCATTCTTTGGAGGGTTGAAGACAAAAATTCCTTCAGCGACAGATCTTGTGAAGTCCGGAATTAAATTCAAGGCCATCGTGGATAGAAGGCCTTTAAACTTCAAAAATGGGGTCTTGGAAATCCCACGATTTCGAATTTTACAAACATCAGACATCACACTTCGAAATCTTGTTAGCTTCGAGCAGTGTTATCCTCATTGCATTTCTTGGGTTTCTTCTTACATCCACCTCATGGATTCCCTCATTAAAAATACCGAGGACGTGGAGACATTGTGCAAGAGCGGTATTTTCGAAAGTTGGTTGAATGATGAGGAGGTAACCCATTTGGCAACCCATTTATTCCGCAATATTTGCAGCGACACCGGGCTGAGAGAGTTCTGTTACCATGAGGTCTGCAAGAAAGTGAATCCATGGTGGTGCTGA